From a single Mycolicibacterium mengxianglii genomic region:
- a CDS encoding YbhB/YbcL family Raf kinase inhibitor-like protein, with the protein MAFPYNPYDFLPKLPSFTLTSQSVTDGQPLDNAQVSGLMGAGGEDVSPQLSWSGFPEETRSFAVTVYDPDAPTGSGFWHWAVANLPGTVTDLPAGVGDGSDLPGSAVTLRNDAGLRRFVGAAPPAGHGPHRYIVAVHALQVEKLDVTEDATPAFLGFNLFANAIARALIHGTYEQK; encoded by the coding sequence ATGGCTTTTCCGTACAACCCCTACGACTTTCTGCCCAAGCTGCCCAGTTTCACCTTGACGTCCCAGTCGGTGACGGACGGCCAACCCCTGGACAATGCCCAGGTGAGCGGCTTGATGGGGGCGGGCGGCGAAGACGTCTCGCCACAGCTGAGCTGGTCGGGCTTTCCGGAGGAGACCCGCAGCTTCGCGGTCACCGTCTACGACCCCGACGCCCCGACCGGGTCCGGCTTCTGGCACTGGGCGGTGGCCAACCTCCCGGGCACAGTCACCGACCTGCCCGCCGGAGTCGGCGACGGCAGCGATCTGCCGGGTAGCGCGGTGACTCTGCGTAACGACGCGGGCCTGCGCCGGTTCGTCGGCGCCGCTCCGCCGGCCGGTCACGGCCCGCACCGCTACATCGTCGCCGTGCATGCCCTTCAGGTGGAGAAGTTGGACGTCACCGAGGACGCCACCCCGGCGTTCCTGGGATTCAACCTGTTCGCCAATGCGATCGCTCGCGCGCTGATCCACGGCACCTACGAGCAGAAGTAG
- a CDS encoding HNH endonuclease signature motif containing protein — protein sequence MLANAVSEAVALVVAGFDVLAGITKPDWEGLSLAERLEGADAVETARRRGLAVGTTLASTLIGDEQAVLGGGPKQLLADWLRITTAEAKHRLDHAAKIDERTTLTGQPLPPALGATAAQWHAGVLDEEHLTVILDFFKGLPAHVDATEREKAEVFLAREAANTRPDQLKELADKLSITLNPDGVFTDVDRTRLSGFAWGPQRRDGMSKGTLWATPELRAGLDAHFAHDARPGMNNPADESPCTDGEPDPDAAGRDTRSPAQRRHDALNALVRRQLGDPKLGTHRGLPVTIIASTTVSELQAGAGQAVTAGGTLLPIPDLIRMARHALHYLTVFDDQTGRPLWLGRSKRCASADQRIVLHALDRGCTFPGCDKPGYLCEVHHVDEWSVGGNTDIDNLTFACGLHHKLAGQGWRTRKLANGDTEWLTPAQLGIGFPGTVNAYHHPERFIPQAGDESRSRGHPGGDTG from the coding sequence ATGCTTGCGAATGCGGTGTCTGAGGCGGTGGCGTTGGTCGTCGCCGGCTTCGATGTGTTGGCGGGCATCACCAAACCCGACTGGGAAGGTTTGTCACTGGCGGAGCGGCTCGAGGGGGCCGACGCCGTGGAGACGGCGCGGCGTCGGGGGCTGGCGGTGGGGACCACGCTGGCGTCGACGCTGATCGGCGATGAACAGGCCGTCCTCGGTGGTGGACCCAAGCAGTTGTTGGCCGACTGGCTGCGTATCACCACCGCCGAGGCCAAACACCGGCTGGATCACGCCGCGAAGATCGATGAGCGCACCACGTTGACGGGTCAGCCGTTACCGCCGGCGCTGGGAGCCACGGCCGCGCAGTGGCATGCCGGAGTTCTGGACGAAGAGCATTTGACGGTGATCCTGGATTTCTTCAAGGGACTGCCTGCCCACGTCGACGCAACCGAGCGGGAGAAGGCCGAAGTCTTCCTAGCCCGAGAAGCCGCCAATACGCGCCCGGATCAGCTCAAGGAGCTGGCCGACAAACTCTCCATCACACTGAACCCCGATGGGGTGTTCACCGATGTTGACCGCACACGCCTGAGTGGATTCGCTTGGGGACCGCAGCGTCGCGACGGGATGAGCAAAGGTACGTTGTGGGCCACCCCCGAGTTGCGCGCCGGGCTGGACGCCCACTTCGCCCACGACGCCAGACCGGGCATGAACAATCCCGCCGATGAATCCCCCTGCACCGACGGCGAACCCGACCCCGACGCGGCCGGCCGCGATACCCGCAGCCCGGCGCAGCGGCGCCACGACGCACTGAATGCGTTGGTGCGCAGACAACTCGGCGATCCGAAACTCGGTACTCACCGCGGGCTGCCCGTCACGATCATCGCCTCCACCACGGTCAGCGAATTGCAGGCCGGCGCCGGGCAGGCCGTCACCGCCGGTGGCACGCTGTTGCCCATCCCGGATCTGATCAGGATGGCCCGGCATGCCCTTCACTACCTGACGGTGTTCGACGACCAGACCGGGCGGCCGTTGTGGCTGGGCCGGAGCAAACGGTGCGCCTCGGCTGATCAGCGGATCGTCTTGCACGCGCTCGATCGGGGTTGCACGTTCCCCGGTTGCGACAAGCCCGGATATCTGTGCGAGGTGCACCATGTCGACGAATGGTCCGTCGGTGGCAACACCGATATCGACAATCTGACCTTCGCCTGCGGGCTCCACCACAAACTCGCCGGGCAGGGCTGGCGCACGCGCAAACTGGCCAACGGCGACACCGAATGGCTCACACCCGCACAACTCGGCATCGGATTCCCCGGCACCGTGAATGCCTATCACCACCCGGAGCGGTTCATTCCGCAAGCAGGTGACGAGAGCCGCAGCCGGGGCCACCCGGGCGGTGACACCGGATGA